A single genomic interval of Penicillium psychrofluorescens genome assembly, chromosome: 2 harbors:
- a CDS encoding uncharacterized protein (ID:PFLUO_002269-T1.cds;~source:funannotate), with protein MTVKVHNVGIIMNGVTGRMGTNQHLIRSICAIRNQGGIQLADGEIILPDPILVGRSVVKLRNLGEAHGVSRWSTDLDACLADDYNTIYFDAQTTDRRAESVLKAIAAGKHIYCEKPTAVSSAEAYTLYCAAEAAGVKHGVVQDKLWLPGLVKLRTLIDTGFFGEILSVRGEFGYWVFDGKGPVTPQRPSWNYRKEDGGGIITDMLCHWQYVLTNLFGPIRALTCTGATHVKERVDEEGKPYTCTADDSAYATFELAGGIMAHFNSSWAVRVRRDDLLTLQVDGTKGSAVAGLRDCVAQHESATPRPTWNPDVASGVQYSDGWTRVPDYQVCDNAFKVQWELFLRHVVRDEPWANGLFEGVKGVQLTELGIQSWEKRAWVDVPELDR; from the coding sequence ATGACTGTTAAAGTTCACAATGTGGGCATCATCATGAACGGCGTGACCGGCCGGATGGGCACCAACCAACACCTGATCCGTTCTATCTGCGCGATCCGCAACCAGGGCGGCATCCAGCTGGCTGACGGTGAGATCATCTTACCGGATCCAATTCTCGTGGGCCGCAGCGTCGTCAAACTGCGCAATCTAGGCGAAGCACACGGCGTATCCCGTTGGTCGACCGACCTAGACGCCTGCCTCGCTGACGACTACAACACCATTTACTTTGACGCGCAGACGACCGATCGCCGCGCCGAGTCCGTcctcaaggccatcgccgCTGGCAAACACATTTACTGCGAGAAACCCACCgccgtctcctcggccgAGGCGTACACACTTTACTgcgccgccgaggctgcTGGCGTCAAGCACGGCGTTGTGCAGGACAAGCTCTGGCTGCCCGGGCTGGTGAAGCTGCGCACGTTAATTGATACCGGGTTCTTTGGCGAGATCCTTTCCGTCCGTGGCGAATTTGGCTACTGGGTCTTTGATGGGAAAGGGCCCGTCACGCCCCAACGGCCCAGCTGGAACTACCGCAAGGAGGACGGCGGGGGCATTATTACCGACATGCTCTGCCACTGGCAGTACGTGTTGACGAACCTGTTCGGGCCCATCCGCGCCTTGACCTGCACGGGGGCCACGCATGTCAAGGAAcgcgtcgacgaggagggcaagcCGTATACCTGCACGGCCGACGACTCGGCATACGCAACCTTTGAGCTTGCCGGTGGAATTATGGCGCACTTCAACTCATCGTGGGCGGTGCGCGTACGGCGGGATGACCTACTGACGCTGCAGGTGGACGGCACCAAGGGCAGCGCCGTGGCGGGTCTGCGCGACTGCGTGGCGCAACATGAGAGTGCGACGCCGCGGCCAACGTGGAACCCGGATGTGGCCTCGGGCGTCCAGTATAGCGATGGCTGGACGCGCGTGCCAGACTACCAGGTGTGTGACAATGCTTTTAAGGTGCAGTGGGAGCTATTCCTGCGGCATGTCGTCAGGGATGAGCCGTGGGCCAACGGCCTGTTCGAGGGGGTCAAGGGCGTACAGTTGACGGAGCTGGGCATTCAAAGCTGGGAGAAGCGGGCGTGGGTCGACGTGCCAGAGTTGGATCGGTAG
- a CDS encoding uncharacterized protein (ID:PFLUO_002268-T1.cds;~source:funannotate) — protein sequence MRDGKKSVLVINGPNLNLLGTREPQLYGYETLMDVEAAGKQQAEQLGAHVDFYQSNWEGALVDKIQTARTDGTDGIVINPGGFTHTSVAIRDALLAVSIPFIELHVANIHAREEWRHHSYFSDKAKAIIVGCGAAGYQYAIEHVVKKFPERKRE from the exons ATGCGTGACGGCAAGAAATCCGTGCTGGTCATCAATGGCCCCAATCTCAACTTGTTGGGCACACGCGAGCCCCAATTGTACGGCTACGAGACCCTAATGGACGTCGAGGCTGCGGGCAAGCAGCAGGCCGAGCAGCTGGGGGCTCACGTCGATTTTTATCAGAG CAACTGGGAAGGCGCCCtcgtcgacaagatccaAACTGCGAGAACAGACGGGACCGATGGGATCGTAATCAACCCTGGTGGTTTTACGCACACGTCGGTGGCCATCCGGGATGCACTACTCGCCGTCTCGATCCCGTTTATTGAGCTACATGTCGCCAACATCCATGCGCGGGAGGAGTGGCGGCATCACTCGTACTTTtccgacaaggccaaggccattATT GTCGGTTGTGGTGCCGCCGGGTACCAATAC